The Arachis hypogaea cultivar Tifrunner chromosome 16, arahy.Tifrunner.gnm2.J5K5, whole genome shotgun sequence genome contains a region encoding:
- the LOC112697676 gene encoding homeobox protein ATH1: MENDFYSSSLNMEHNPTPKPLLQCYSFDLNNQNNIINGIPMLDLDQGSVDGNSFINSSSILNSNSFVTSSQGKTTVGDTSNATGNGEFHENLAGGTQPNGALASPLTTILAARIGLQENLENSATLLPSFEALGQYVFNNWHDTTSNSSPFPATFYGDRGYDEVPSNGKWSFNKFPKAPEVEGSGLVPYASIGNLDPNGWTSLNAANLANHAYNSSSYSNELSLSLATSPAAAQCSEISCSDVSCGMNETRTGLEKGSCSSRELSMSLGSEKHVRFSPVILGSKYLVGIQEVLAQIAAYSIENVEEVNYLGAGDRAGGNKSTSGFAQKTTPATNSNANSSMFEAHAESPLQRHAAESNKSQLLTLLQLVDSRYSQCLDEIHTVVSAFHAATELDPCIHAHFALQTISVLYKDLRERISNHILATGSNFGDSCSEDKEWSVDTSFIQKQWAIQQLKRKDQLWRPQRGLPEKSVSVLRAWMFQNFLHPYPRDAEKHLLAVKSGLTRSQVSNWFINARVRLWKPMIEEMYAEMNRRKACRIEEGMEDGHRSRLSMNNHYFNMN, from the exons ATGGAGAATGATTTCTACAGTTCTTCACTGAACATGGAGCATAATCCTACACCAAAGCCACTTCTTCAGTGCTATTCATTTGATCTTAATAACCAAAACAACATCATAAATGGAATTCCAATGCTTGATTTAGACCAAGGAAGTGTTGATGGTAATagcttcataaattcttcaagtATTCTTAATTCTAATTCATTCGTTACTTCATCACAAGGAAAGACTACAGTAGGAGATACCTCAAATGCGACCGGAAATGGCGAGTTTCATGAGAATTTAGCCGGAGGAACGCAGCCGAACGGCGCGCTGGCTTCTCCGCTCACAACCATTCTTGCTGCTAGAATTGGCCTTCAAGAAAATCTAGAGAATTCAGCAACTTTGTTGCCTTCATTTGAGGCACTAGGACAATATGTCTTCAATAATTGGCATGATACTACTTCAAATTCAAGCCCTTTTCCGGCGACTTTCTATGGCGATCGTGGCTACGATGAAGTCCCTAGTAATGGTAAGTGGAGCTTTAACAAGTTTCCAAAAGCACCAGAGGTTGAAGGAAGTGGATTGGTACCATATGCATCCATAGGGAATCTTGATCCTAATGGATGGACATCATTGAATGCTGCAAATTTGGCTAATCATGCTTACAATTCTTCGAGTTATAGCAACGAGCTATCGTTAAGTCTTGCTACTTCGCCGGCTGCAGCTCAGTGCTCGGAGATTAGCTGCTCCGATGTGAGCTGTGGCATGAATGAAACAAGGACAGGATTGGAGAAAGGTTCTTGCAGCAGTAGGGAACTGTCTATGAGTTTAGGTTCTGAAAAACATGTCCGGTTTTCGCCGGTGATACTTGGATCAAAGTACCTTGTAGGAATTCAAGAGGTACTGGCTCAAATTGCAGCATATTCAATTGAGAAtgtagaagaggtgaattatttAGGTGCTGGTGATAGAGCTGGAGGAAATAAATCAACATCAGGTTTTGCACAAAAGACTACACcagcaacaaattcaaatgcaaattcttCTATGTTTGAAGCTCATGCAGAGTCTCCATTGCAAAGACATGCAGCTGAATCAAACAAATCCCAGTTGCTGACACTTTTACAGCTG GTGGACAGCCGATACAGTCAGTGTTTGGATGAGATACACACTGTTGTATCGGCATTCCACGCAGCAACAGAGCTCGATCCGTGCATACACGCACACTTTGCGCTCCAAACAATTTCTGTACTATACAAGGACTTGAGGGAGAGGATCAGCAATCATATTCTTGCAACAGGGTCCAATTTTGGCGACTCGTGCTCGGAAGATAAGGAATGGTCAGTTGATACTTCATTCATTCAAAAGCAATGGGCTATCCAGCAGTTGAAAAGAAAAGATCAGCTCTGGAGGCCTCAAAGGGGATTGCCTGAAAAATCTGTCTCAGTTCTTCGTGCTTGGATGTTCCAGAACTTCCTCCATCC GTATCCTAGAGATGCAGAAAAGCATTTACTTGCTGTAAAAAGTGGATTAACTAGAAGTCAG GTATCTAACTGGTTCATAAATGCTCGTGTTCGGTTATGGAAACCTATGATTGAGGAAATGTATGCCGAAATGAATAGAAGAAAGGCTTGTCGAATCGAAGAAGGGATGGAAGATGGCCATAGAAGCAGGCTAAGCATGAACAATCATTACTTTAATATGAATTGA
- the LOC112697677 gene encoding protein NDL2, with the protein MQMKMREREMAASTDSVSVDIDAFSPPPKEHIVRTHYGYVSVAVYGDPEKPALITYPDLALNYVSCFQGLLFCPEASTLLLHNFCIYHISPPGHELGAPEIAPDYPVLSVDDLADQIAEVLNFFGLSAVMCMGVAAGAYILTLFAMKYRQRVLGLILVSPLCKEPSWTEWLCNKVMSNLLYFCGMCGVAKEMLLKRYYSKDIRGGAQFPESDIVKACRRSLDEMHSLNVWRFLEAINGRPDLSEGLRKLNCRSLIFVGDMSPFHSEALHITSKLDRRFSALVEVQACGSIVTEEQPHAMLIPIEYFLMGYGLYRQSKSLSPRSPLSPSWISPELFTPESMGLKLKPIKTRIPT; encoded by the exons ATGCAAATGAAGATGAGAGAGCGGGAAATGGCGGCTTCAACCGATTCTGTTTCGGTCGACATTGATGCTTTCTCTCCTCCTCCaaag GAACATATTGTAAGAACACATTATGGTTATGTCTCTGTTGCTGTATATGGAGACCCAGAGAAGCCAGCTCTTATAACATATCCTGATTTGGCTTTGAATT ATGTCTCCTGCTTTCAGGGGTTATTATTCTGTCCCGAAGCATCCACCCTTTTGCTCCACAATTTCTGCATATATCACATCAGTCCCCCCGGACATGAG TTGGGAGCTCCTGAGATTGCTCCAGATTATCCAGTTCTTTCTGTTGACGACCTAGCAGATCAAATAGCCGAGGTTCTCAACTTTTTTGG TCTTAGTGCAGTAATGTGCATGGGAGTAGCTGCCGGGGCTTACATTCTTACCTTATTTGCT ATGAAGTATAGACAACGTGTACTTGGTTTGATACTTGTTTCACCTCTATGCAAAGAACCATCTTGGACTGAGTGGTTGTGCAACAAG GTCATGTCAAATTTACTCTATTTTTGTGGCATGTGCGGGGTGGCAAAGGAAATGTTGCTGAAGCGGTACTATAGCAAG GACATTCGAGGTGGTGCTCAATTCCCAGAGTCAGATATAGTTAAAGCTTGCCGAAGG TCACTGGACGAGATGCACAGTTTGAATGTGTGGCGGTTCCTTGAAGCTATTAATGG GAGGCCGGACTTAAGTGAAGGATTGAGAAAATTAAATTGCCGTTCACTAATTTTTGTTGGGGATATGTCTCCTTTCCACTCGGAAGCTCTCCATATTACTTCAAAGTTAGACAGGCGATTCAGTGCCCTAGTCGAG GTTCAAGCATGCGGGTCTATAGTGACAGAGGAGCAGCCTCATGCTATGTTAATACCAATAGAGTACTTTCTGATGGGATATGGTTTGTACAGGCAATCCAAGAGTCTCAGCCCTAGAAGTCCGTTGAGTCCATCGTGGATCTCGCCGGAGCTTTTTACGCCAGAGAGCATGGGTTTGAAATTGAAACCGATAAAGACACGAATTCCCACGTAA
- the LOC112805959 gene encoding F-box protein At5g07610-like — MRGLISSSAQEIEGNDDLLTQILVHLPRRDLITFKLVCKQWRYLISAPDFRRYHATVKRRVSGLFLYHFTNPINYGFKFFSFNTSSSSSRLPEISDLHSWQILQSCNGLMLVRKSKDMFIYNPTTGDRKILPSPFPSFHETRFMHYSLAFDPLRFFGYKLIYILHGEYSKEDCYQTMIYSSEFGVWNLCGSSFWTPLEMMDFEHGTYFKDSVYWIGNRSKTMLRFDLKEECVKDDMPPLPAEPHHYYEYCLAPACGYMNLVGFGDSELCVSVFRLKEDYSSRWVLMHSVELQFTPLVIRKNGSIRRAYSIIYLIEDDEDEMALLVQTQDKVSALRLKNNTYHHVFDLPKVRATYLHYSFPRRVMGWYRAFEYIESLACV; from the coding sequence ATGAGAGGGTTAATCTCTTCTTCAGCGCAAGAGATTGAAGGAAACGATGACTTACTCACTCAAATTCTTGTTCACCTGCCTCGTAGAGATCTCATAACCTTCAAACTTGTCTGCAAGCAGTGGCGCTATCTCATCTCCGCCCCCGACTTCCGCCGCTACCATGCCACCGTAAAAAGAAGAGTCTCCGGTTTGTTCCTATATCACTTCACAAATCCTATAAATTACGGATTCAAATTCTTCTCCTTCAACACCTCATCTTCATCTTCCCGCCTCCCCGAAATCTCCGATCTACATTCTTGGCAGATATTACAATCTTGCAATGGCTTGATGCTTGTTCGCAAATCGAAAGACATGTTTATCTACAATCCTACCACTGGAGACAGAAAAATCTTGCCCTCACCCTTTCCATCGTTTCATGAAACACGTTTCATGCATTATTCTCTGGCTTTTGATCCCCTGCGATTTTTTGGTTATAAGCTGATCTACATCCTTCATGGCGAATATTCAAAGGAAGACTGCTACCAAACCATGATTTATTCCTCGGAATTCGGAGTCTGGAATCTGTGCGGATCTTCCTTCTGGACTCCCTTAGAGATGATGGATTTTGAACATGGAACCTATTTCAAAGACTCAGTTTATTGGATTGGCAACAGAAGTAAAACGATGCTGCGTTTTGATTTGAAGGAAGAGTGCGTGAAGGATGACATGCCTCCCTTGCCGGCAGAGCCTCATCATTATTATGAATACTGTCTTGCGCCTGCATGCGGTTACATGAATTTGGTTGGATTTGGTGACTCTGAGTTGTGTGTAAGCGTCTTCCGATTGAAGGAAGATTACTCATCAAGGTGGGTACTCATGCACAGTGTTGAACTTCAATTTACACCTTTAGTTATTCGTAAAAACGGAAGTATACGACGCGCATACAGTATAATCTATCTTattgaagatgatgaagatgagatGGCTTTGTTGGTGCAGACACAGGACAAAGTTAGTGCTCTGCGATTAAAAAATAATACCTATCACCATGTGTTTGACTTACCAAAAGTAAGAGCAACATATTTGCATTATTCTTTCCCACGGAGAGTTATGGGGTGGTACAGAGCCTTTGAATACATTGAGAGCTTAGCTTGTGTTTAG
- the LOC112805960 gene encoding F-box protein At5g07610-like: MEGLISSSAQAIEENDDLLTQILVRLPHKDAITFKFVSKRWRSLISSPYFRRCHATVKRRVSGLFLYHVTNPVNYGFKFFSFDTSSSSSCFPEIPDLISWQILQSCNGLMLVHKSKEMFIYNPTTGDKKTLPWPFPWLLGSLFVYYALAFDPLRFLGYKLIYIFGVEFSKEVRYQTMIYSSESGVWNLCGSSFSTPFERMDFAHAIYFKDSVYWIGSRSKMTLRFDLKKECVKDDMPPLPAEPHHYYKYFLASACGFMNLVGFGDSELCVSVFRLKEDYSSRWVLMHNVELQFTPLVIRENGSLRRPYSIIYLIEDDEDEMALLVQTKGKVSALRLKDNTYHHVFDLPKVRSTDLHYSFPMAVMEWHRAFEYIETLACV, from the coding sequence ATGGAAGGGTTAATCTCTTCTTCAGCGCAAGCAATTGAAGAAAACGATGACTTACTCACCCAAATCCTTGTTCGCCTGCCTCACAAAGATGCCATAACCTTCAAATTTGTCTCCAAGCGGTGGCGCTCTCTCATCTCCTCCCCCTACTTCCGACGCTGCCATGCCACCGTAAAAAGAAGAGTCTCCGGTTTGTTCCTATATCACGTCACCAATCCTGTAAATTACGGATTTAAATTCTTCTCCTTCGACACCTCATCTTCATCTTCCTGCTTTCCCGAAATTCCCGATCTAATTTCTTGGCAAATATTACAATCTTGCAATGGCTTGATGCTTGTCCACAAATCGAAAGAGATGTTTATCTATAACCCTACCACCGGAGACAAAAAAACCTTGCCCTGGCCCTTTCCATGGCTTCTTGGATCACTTTTCGTGTATTACGCTCTAGCTTTTGATCCCTTGCGATTTTTGGGTTATAAGCTGATCTACATTTTCGGTGTCGAATTTTCAAAGGAAGTCCGCTACCAAACCATGATTTACTCCTCGGAATCCGGTGTCTGGAATCTGTGCGGATCTTCCTTCTCAACTCCCTTCGAGAGGATGGATTTTGCACATGCAATCTATTTCAAGGACTCAGTTTATTGGATTGGCAGCAGAAGTAAAATGACACTGCGTTTTGATTTGAAGAAAGAGTGCGTGAAGGATGACATGCCTCCGTTGCCGGCGGAGCCTCATCATTATTATAAATACTTTCTTGCGTCTGCATGCGGTTTCATGAATTTGGTTGGATTTGGTGACTCTGAGTTGTGTGTAAGCGTCTTCCGATTGAAGGAAGATTATTCATCAAGGTGGGTACTGATGCACAATGTTGAACTTCAATTTACACCTTTAGTTATTCGTGAAAACGGAAGTTTACGGCGCCCATACAGTATAATCTATCTCattgaagatgatgaagatgagatGGCTTTGTTAGTGCAGACAAAGGGCAAAGTCAGTGCTCTGCGGTTAAAAGATAATACCTATCACCATGTGTTTGACTTACCAAAAGTAAGATCAACAGATTTGCATTATTCTTTCCCAATGGCCGTTATGGAGTGGCACAGAGCCTTTGAGTATATTGAGACCTTAGCTTGTGTTTAG